DNA sequence from the Streptomyces sp. MST-110588 genome:
CGGGATCTTCTCGGGAGCGGCCCCGGTGGGGTTGTCAAGGGCGGAAGCGTCAGTCATGGGTACATTCTCACTCGCCCGATGCGGCGGCTTGCGGCAGGGTGTCCAGGATGTCGTCCGCGGCCGTGCGCCCGGAGGCGATGCAGGCGGGGATGCCCACGCCGTCGTAGAGCGCACCGCACACCCGCAGCCCGGGCAGCTTGCCGGCCTCGGCCCGGATACGGGCCACCCGCTCCAGGTGGCCGACCGGGTACTGCGGCAGCCCGCCGTCCCAGCGCGTCACCCGCTGCGCGACGGGCCGGGCGGCCAGCCCCACCGCCTCGCCCAGGTCGCGCAGCGACAGCTCGACCAGCTCGGCGTCCTCGCGCCGCAGGTCGGCCTCCTCGGCGTAGCGTCCGACGGAGGTACGCAGCACGAACACGTCCGGGTCGGCGGCGGCGATCCAGCCCCACTTGTTGCTCGCGAAGGTGGACGCCTTGATCGTGTGCCCGTCGACGGGCGGTACGAGGAAGCCGCTGCCGGACAGCGCCGTAGCGATGTCCGCGCGGCGGAAGGCGAGGGTCACCAGGGCCATCGAGGCGTACTCGACGGCGGACAGTTCGGTGGCGGCGGCCGGTGCCTCGGTGGCCAGCAGCGCGGCGGCGGCGGGCGCCGGGGCGGCCAGGACCACGGCGTCCGCGTCCAGCACCGCCGGGCCGCCGCCGTCGCCGTCCAGGACCACGCGCCAGCCGTCGGCGGTCCGCCGCAGTTCCCTGACCGGGGTGTGCGTGCGGATGTCGCCGCCCGCGGCCCGTACCGCCTCGGCGACGGCGGCCGGCAGCGTCCCCACGCCGCCGTCGATGCCCATGAAGACCGGCGCCGGCGCCTGGCCCGGCCCGGCGGCCCGCGCCGCCGTCCGCGCCTGGATGCCGCGTATGCCCTCGATCAGCGAGCGCCCGGCACGCGCGGCCTCGAAGAGCTGGGGGACGGCGGCGCGCATCGAGATGCGGTACGCGTCGCCCGCGTACACGCCGCCGAGCAGCGGCTCGACGAGCCGGTCCACGACCTCCCGGCCGAGCCGGGCCGCGACGTACTCGCCGACCGCCACGTCCTCGCCGACCTCCGTACGCGGCAGCGCCCGGTCCTCGGCGATCCGCTCCAGACCGGGCGGCGAGATCACCCCGGAGGAGGCGAGCAGGTCCAGGTCACCGGGAACGCCCATCAGGTGCCCCTTGGGCATGGGCCGCAGCGCGCCGCGCGTCCACAGGGCGGCGGTCGCGGTGGCGGGCGGCTGGAGCCGGTCGCCGAGTCCGACGGCACGCGCGAGATCCACCGCCTCCGGCCGTCTGGCCAGCATGGCTTCCGCGCCGAGGTCGACGGGGACACCGGCGATCTCACCCGCGAGCAGCTTTCCGCCGAGCCGGCCGGTCGCCTCCAGCACGGTCACCCGCGCCCCGCCGCCGGTCAGCCGGTGTGCCGCCGCCAGGCCCGAGATCCCTCCGCCGATGACGACGACATGTCCGGGCGCCCGGCCCGTACCCGTTTCTGCGCCCGTGTCCGGGCGCGTACTGGAATGCGCAGCGCTCATGGACCCACTCTCTCAGAGGCCCTTGGGGGACCCGCAGGGAGGCCGTACGGAGTCCCGTCCGTGACCGCATCGAAATTCCCGGACGGCAACCCGTGACGCGCGCGCCCCGTCGAAGGGCCGACACCACCACACCACTTCGGGGGTCGGGGCATGCGGTTGACCAGGAACAGGGCAGGAAGGACGTACGGGGCGGTGCGCGGGACGGGCCGGAAACGACTCCGGGCGGGCCGGCCGACGGCGGGTGCGCTGCTGGCGGGTGCGCTGCTGGCGGTGTCGGTCGCGCTGACGAGCTGCGGCGCGGCCGGCGGAGGAGACGGCGGCTCGGACAAGCAGGGGTCCGCCGCGGAGCAGCGGGACACGGCGCAGCAGAACGGCGCCGCGCGGGCGCCGGGCGGCCCGGGGAACAGCACTGCGAGCAGCGGCAAGGGCTCCGGCAGCAGCGGCACCGGCAGCAACGCCGGCAAGGGAGCCGGGAAGACGGAACTCGCACCGGCCCACATCATCCGTACGGCCACCGTCACCGTGGAGACCAAGGACGTACCGGGCGCGCTGGCCAAGGCCCGTACGGCGGTCGAAGGCGCGGGCGGCTACGTCGGGAACGAATCCACCGACCGGGACGCCGAGGGGCACGACCGCTCGCGGATCACGCTGCGGGTGCCGCCCGACGAGTACGAGGCGGTACTCGGCCGGCTCTCCCGGCTCGGCAAGCTGCTGGGGCGCCAGGTCACGGCGAAGGACGTCACCGACGAGGTGGTGGACGTCGACAGCCGCGTCAAGTCCCAGCGGCAGAGCGTGAACCGGGTACGGGCCCTGATGGAGAAGGCGGCCAAAATCAGCGACATCGTCTCGCTGGAGTCGGAGCTGAGCACCCGCCAGGCCGAGCTGGAGTCGCTGGAGGCACGGCTGAAGTCGCTCCAGGAACGGACCGGGACGGCCACCGTCACACTGGTGCTGCGCGAGCCGGACGCGGCGCCGGACCAGGGCAGGGGAACGTCCTTCGGGGAGGCGCTGGGCGGCGGGTGGCACGCGTTCACCACGGCGGTGCGCTGGGTACTGGTCGCGATCGGCGCGGTGCTGCCGTTCGCGGCGGCGGGGGCCGTGCTGTTCGTCCTGTGGCGACTGCTGCGCGACCGGCTGCCGGGCCGTGCGCGGCCGTCGGGAGCCGCCGGTGCGCCGTCACGGCAGTCCTCCGCGACGGCCACGCCGGAGGCCGTACCGGAAGCCGCACCGGAGGGTGAAGCCCCGGGCGACCGTTGACAGCCCGCGCGTGGTGGGCAAAGACTCGGCACCGGTAACGACGATCTTCGGCCGGGCACCTCAGGACGGGCAGCGGGTAACAGCCGGTAAAGGGCTCGATGACGACCAGGGTGTGCGTAACGCACGCCGGCCGCCGGCGGCTCCGGTACAGGCCCGGCGGCCCTGTGCATCCGCATTCCCGTACGAGCGCCGGCCGCTGCCCCACGCCCACAGCCGGCACAAGACCTCACGGAGGAAACATGAGCGGTCCTGTCGATCCGAGAGTGGCGTACGCGGTGGCCGCCGAGCCTTCGCCGGGGCCTGTTCCCGGCCCCACCCCGGGCCCGTCACCGTCCGGGCCGGGGTCGGGTGGCGAAAGCCCGGGCCCGGAACCGTCGCCCTCGCCCAACCCCAGCCCCACCCCGCCGGCGCCGTGGGGTTCCGATCCGGATCTCGGCGTCACCACATCGTTCCTGCGCCGGCGGGCCGAGGCATGCGAGACGGCGTCCGAGACCATCCGCAAGACGCGGGGCGTGGCCGGGGACGCGGGCACGAGCCTGACCCGCGCGGCCGACGGCTGGAAGTTCACCGGCAGTCTCGACGAGCTGCAAAGCCGCTGGGAGTCGCTGAACACGTTCATCGTGCGGCGGCTCGACCAGGGAGCGACCAACTTCCGCCTCAGTGCGGATGCCTACGACGCCAACGAGGCACGCACCGCCTCCCAGTTTTCCTGAGAATCACCGACCGCTCACCGACCGCACCGGAACACGGGGACAGGACATGCCCGGCTTCACCGCACTGCTGCACCTCGACGTCGCAGGACTGGAGGCATTCGCCGACGAATGGGCGACGGTCCACCGGAAGCTGAAGGAGGCCCGGACGGGGTTCCACGACGACGTGGTGAGCCCCCTCCACAATGATCACTGGCGCGGCAAAGGCGGCCGTGCCGCCCAGGACTACTGCGACCGCGTCCAGATGGACATCGACGCTCTGGACGACGAGGTCAGGGCACTGCGGAAGTTCCTGGACACGGAGGCCGACGGTGCCACCGGACGCGGCGGCGTGAAGGGCCTCGCGGGCTGAAGCTGCGCGCCGAGCACCTCCAGCAGGAGGCGATGAACGAAGGAATGACGATCTCCGACTCCGGCGAGGTCCAGTGGGAGGTCATGTACGACCCGGACGACCCGGAGTCCCAGAAGATGCTCGACGGGATGAAGAAGACCGCGGACTCGCTGGAGACGCGGGTGCGAAAGTTGCTGGACGACGCCGATACGGACGACGACTGGCTGACGAAGAGCCTCAAGGTCATCTTCGGCACGGTCGACAACTTCGAGTCCGAGAACCGGGAATTCGGCATCGTGGAGCCCACCGCCAAGGACCGCAAGGTCCACAACCAGCTCAACAACGTCGCGGCCTATTTCGCCACCGTGAAGGGCTGGCCGACGGCCGCCGGCCTGGTCCAGCACTACCTGGACGGCAGCGGGAAGCCCGTCGAGGTCGAACCGCAGCAGATGATGGACGACATTCCCGCTTTCCGGAAGGACGTCGACGGCACGCTGGACAAGGACGTCCGCCAACGCGGGGACGGGCCGTTCACCACCGAGTGGTCCTCCACCGCCCCCGATACCAAGGACGGCGACCGCAGCATGGAGTGGTACTACGCGCTCAACCACTTCCAGTACCGTCTCGTCGGGGAGAAGGACGGTGGCGAGATCAAGTACCACGTCGAGGTCAGGAAACGTTACGACTGGGGGATCCCCAGCGAACACCGCGCCACGGTGTCCGGCGGTGCGGGGCCGCTGGGCATGGACCTGGAACAGGCCGACATCGCCCACCTCCACAGCTCCGGCATGGCCCAGGACTTCGACGTCTCCGGCTCGTCCGACGAGATGACGGCCCGCTCATGAAGGGACGGCACACAGCGGCCAGACAGCCGCGGCCGGAGCCGGACCGCACCGCCCGTCCGGCGCGCGGCGTGCTGAAGAAGTCGGCCCTGTGGGCCGGGCTCATCCTCTGTGTCGTCTTCATCGCCTGGGTGGCCTGGGGTTTTCTCCGGTTCGACCACGATGTCGAGCATCCCCGCGAAGGCGGCTTCTCCGGCTGGCAGTGCGACGCGGGCCGCGACTGCGGCTCCTGACGACAGGGCGGCCCCGGCTCGTTCCCGGCCCGGTCCCGGCTGTGCGCGCTCTTTCAGCTGTGCGCTCTCCCGGGCGGGCCGAGGTCACGGCGTACCCGCCCCCGCCGTCCGTCCTCCGGAGCGGCACGAGAGGATGAACCGCTCGTTCATTCCTCAACCGACACTTCAGCACCGGAGGTTGCGCGATGGCCCTGCTCGACCCGAACGACTGGCTCCTGCTGCACGGAGGCAAGGCCGAGGCGACCGAGCCCGCGACCGGTGAGGCCCTGGGTCTGCTCACCCTCGCCTCCCCCGACGACGTGGCCGAGGCGGCGGGCGCCGCCGCGCGGGCCCAGCGCGCCTGGGCCCGTACGCCGTACACCGAGCGTGCCGCGGTGCTGCGCCGGGCCGGTGACCTCATCCACCGGTACGCGCCGGAGATCTCCGGGTGGATCGTGCGCGAGGCGGGCAGCATCGCCGGCAAGGCGGACTTCGAGATACGGACCGCCGCCGAGGAGTGCTATGAGGCGGCGGCGCTCGCCCACCGCCCGCCGGGCCAGGTCCTGCCCTCCGCCGCGCCCCGGCTGTCCTACACCAGCCGGATGCCGGCCGGGGTGGTCGGCGTGATCGCGCCGTTCAACGTACCGCTGGTGCTGGCGATCCGCTCGGTGGCGCCGGCCCTGGCGCTGGGCAACGCGGTGGTCCTCAAGCCCGATCCGCGCACCGCGGTCTGCGGCGGGCACGTCCTGGCGGCCGTCTTCGCCCAGGCCGGTCTGCCCGAGGGGCTGCTGCACGTCCTGCCGGGCGCTGCCGAGGCGGGCCGGGCCCTGGTCACGGACCCGCACGTACGCGTCGTCTCCTTCACCGGCTCGACGTCCGCGGGACGTGAGGTCGGCGCGCTGGCCGCGCGCCACCTCAAGCGGGCGCACCTGGAGCTGGGCGGCAACAGCGCCTTCCTCGTCCTTGAGGACGCCGACCTGGACGCGGCGATGCCGAGCGCCGCCTGGGCCTCCTTCTTCCATCAGGGGCAGGTCTGCATGACGGCGGGCCGCCATCTGGTGCACGCCTCGCTGTACGACGCGTACGTGGAGCGGCTGGCGGCCAAGGCGGACGCCCTGGCGGTCGGGGACCCCTACCGCGAAGAGGTCCATCTCGGCCCGGTCATCGACCGCGGCCAGTTGGAGAAGATCGACGCGCTGGTCCGGGCCGCCGGTGCGGCCGGGGCCCGGGTCGCGGCCGGCGGCAACCACCGCGATCTCTTCTACCGCCCCACCGTCCTGGCCGAGCCCGCCTCCGGCGCCCCCTCCCCCGCGTACAGCCAGGAGGTCTTCGGGCCGGTCGCACCCGTACGGAGTTTCGAGACGCTGGACGAGGCGGTGGCGCTGGCGGCCGACACCGGGTACGGCCTGGCGCTGGGCATCGTGACCCGCGACGCCGCGCGCGCCCTGGAGCTGGCCGACCGCATCCCCACCGGCCTGCTGCACATCAACGACCAGACCGTCAACGACGAGCCGGTGGCGGCCTTCGGCGGGCTCGCCGACTCCGGCACCGGCTCGCGCTTCGGCGGCGAGGCCAACCTCGATGCGTTCACCGAGACCCGGTGGACGACGGTGCGGGCGA
Encoded proteins:
- the hemG gene encoding protoporphyrinogen oxidase gives rise to the protein MSAAHSSTRPDTGAETGTGRAPGHVVVIGGGISGLAAAHRLTGGGARVTVLEATGRLGGKLLAGEIAGVPVDLGAEAMLARRPEAVDLARAVGLGDRLQPPATATAALWTRGALRPMPKGHLMGVPGDLDLLASSGVISPPGLERIAEDRALPRTEVGEDVAVGEYVAARLGREVVDRLVEPLLGGVYAGDAYRISMRAAVPQLFEAARAGRSLIEGIRGIQARTAARAAGPGQAPAPVFMGIDGGVGTLPAAVAEAVRAAGGDIRTHTPVRELRRTADGWRVVLDGDGGGPAVLDADAVVLAAPAPAAAALLATEAPAAATELSAVEYASMALVTLAFRRADIATALSGSGFLVPPVDGHTIKASTFASNKWGWIAAADPDVFVLRTSVGRYAEEADLRREDAELVELSLRDLGEAVGLAARPVAQRVTRWDGGLPQYPVGHLERVARIRAEAGKLPGLRVCGALYDGVGIPACIASGRTAADDILDTLPQAAASGE
- a CDS encoding DUF4349 domain-containing protein, which encodes MRGTGRKRLRAGRPTAGALLAGALLAVSVALTSCGAAGGGDGGSDKQGSAAEQRDTAQQNGAARAPGGPGNSTASSGKGSGSSGTGSNAGKGAGKTELAPAHIIRTATVTVETKDVPGALAKARTAVEGAGGYVGNESTDRDAEGHDRSRITLRVPPDEYEAVLGRLSRLGKLLGRQVTAKDVTDEVVDVDSRVKSQRQSVNRVRALMEKAAKISDIVSLESELSTRQAELESLEARLKSLQERTGTATVTLVLREPDAAPDQGRGTSFGEALGGGWHAFTTAVRWVLVAIGAVLPFAAAGAVLFVLWRLLRDRLPGRARPSGAAGAPSRQSSATATPEAVPEAAPEGEAPGDR
- a CDS encoding aldehyde dehydrogenase family protein, yielding MALLDPNDWLLLHGGKAEATEPATGEALGLLTLASPDDVAEAAGAAARAQRAWARTPYTERAAVLRRAGDLIHRYAPEISGWIVREAGSIAGKADFEIRTAAEECYEAAALAHRPPGQVLPSAAPRLSYTSRMPAGVVGVIAPFNVPLVLAIRSVAPALALGNAVVLKPDPRTAVCGGHVLAAVFAQAGLPEGLLHVLPGAAEAGRALVTDPHVRVVSFTGSTSAGREVGALAARHLKRAHLELGGNSAFLVLEDADLDAAMPSAAWASFFHQGQVCMTAGRHLVHASLYDAYVERLAAKADALAVGDPYREEVHLGPVIDRGQLEKIDALVRAAGAAGARVAAGGNHRDLFYRPTVLAEPASGAPSPAYSQEVFGPVAPVRSFETLDEAVALAADTGYGLALGIVTRDAARALELADRIPTGLLHINDQTVNDEPVAAFGGLADSGTGSRFGGEANLDAFTETRWTTVRATPAAYPF